One genomic window of Sphingobacterium oryzagri includes the following:
- a CDS encoding M14 metallopeptidase family protein yields the protein MKLTALFLTLFIAQLGFAQLKTPEQFLGYPVGTKVTPHWKIIDYYKHVQEHAPSKMKLQSYGQSNEGRPLYVAFVSSEKNISNLEKIRSNNLRLAKVLTDQNAVEQQPAIVWMSYNVHGNEISSAEASMLTLYDLMNPGNNKASKWLDKTLIILDPCLNPDGTERYINWYNGVVGKNYNPSTFARERNEPWPGGRYNHYYFDLNRDWAWQTQAESEQRVAIYNSWYPHIHVDFHEQGVNSPYYFPPAAEPFHEVITPWQRSFQGVIGKHNAAYFDERGWLYFTKESFDLFYPSYGDTYPTYSGAIGMTYEQAGNTAGGLGVLTNELDTLTLVDRAKHHHASGINAVDVVADHADEVVKEFKKFFTDASEGKLSSYATYVIKHKESEQSKINALRVLLQKNGIQYYAGSGAVKGYDYASKKETSHTLAAKDLVIPGSQPKAALIRVLFEPEAKLVDSITYDITSWSIPYVYGLDAIASRSNIGKLTAYPTDSIKNSVDNSYAYAVKWEGFSSAQFAAALLKAKVQLKISEEPFAVNGTDFPRGSLIILNQANSKVQGFKELLVSTANKHQVLLHQVKSGIVDKGKDFGSSKVRSIKAPKVVMLAGEGLRAMNVGEVWHYFDQQLDYPITLVNLDDVNRIKWNEVDALILPNGNYPFLKDKTQGDKLGDWVRAGGKVIALEAAVDQVRALSWSKLEAIKKDSTDKKKEPTLPLYADRTRNEMTNSVSGAIYRVTIDKTHPLMYGYENYYSLKQDEKIYPYFKAGEGGWNVGYLKENALMSGFVGNKMSKKMQNGLIFGVESVGRGSVVYLTDNILFRNFWENGKLLMANSIFQVGN from the coding sequence ATGAAACTAACCGCTTTATTTTTAACGCTTTTTATCGCGCAGCTGGGCTTTGCGCAACTGAAAACTCCCGAACAATTTTTGGGCTATCCAGTTGGCACCAAAGTAACCCCACACTGGAAGATTATTGACTACTATAAGCACGTACAGGAACATGCACCATCAAAAATGAAGCTACAATCCTACGGTCAATCCAACGAGGGTCGGCCGCTGTATGTGGCGTTTGTATCCTCCGAAAAAAACATCAGTAACCTGGAGAAAATCCGCAGCAACAACCTGCGGCTGGCAAAGGTGCTGACCGATCAAAATGCCGTGGAGCAGCAACCCGCCATCGTATGGATGAGCTACAACGTACATGGCAATGAAATTTCTTCGGCGGAAGCTTCGATGCTAACGCTCTACGATCTCATGAACCCAGGCAACAACAAGGCCAGCAAGTGGTTAGACAAAACACTGATCATCCTGGATCCTTGTTTAAACCCGGATGGTACCGAGCGCTACATCAATTGGTACAATGGCGTGGTCGGCAAAAACTACAATCCGTCTACGTTTGCGCGCGAGCGCAACGAGCCATGGCCAGGCGGGCGCTATAACCACTACTATTTTGATCTCAACCGCGATTGGGCCTGGCAAACGCAGGCCGAGAGTGAGCAGCGTGTAGCGATTTACAACAGCTGGTATCCGCATATCCATGTAGATTTTCACGAACAAGGCGTCAACTCGCCCTATTATTTTCCGCCGGCAGCCGAGCCTTTTCACGAGGTGATTACGCCTTGGCAACGCTCTTTCCAAGGCGTGATCGGCAAGCACAATGCGGCTTACTTTGATGAACGCGGTTGGCTTTATTTCACCAAAGAAAGTTTCGATTTGTTTTATCCATCCTACGGTGACACGTATCCTACCTATTCAGGCGCTATCGGCATGACCTATGAGCAGGCCGGAAACACCGCCGGCGGATTAGGCGTCTTGACAAACGAGCTCGACACGTTGACGCTGGTGGATCGCGCGAAGCACCACCATGCTTCGGGCATCAATGCCGTAGACGTAGTGGCCGACCATGCGGATGAAGTGGTCAAAGAATTCAAAAAATTCTTTACCGATGCAAGCGAAGGCAAACTATCTTCTTACGCTACCTACGTTATCAAACACAAAGAAAGTGAGCAAAGCAAGATTAACGCTCTTCGCGTGCTCCTGCAAAAAAACGGCATCCAGTATTATGCCGGAAGTGGTGCCGTAAAAGGTTATGACTACGCCAGCAAAAAGGAAACCAGCCACACACTGGCCGCCAAAGATCTCGTAATACCGGGAAGCCAACCAAAAGCGGCGTTAATCCGTGTATTGTTCGAGCCCGAAGCAAAATTAGTCGACTCCATTACCTACGACATCACCTCCTGGTCCATTCCTTACGTGTACGGCCTGGACGCTATCGCGTCGCGCTCCAACATCGGCAAACTAACCGCTTATCCGACTGATTCAATCAAAAACAGTGTAGACAACAGTTATGCTTACGCAGTAAAGTGGGAAGGCTTTTCGAGCGCACAATTTGCAGCGGCTTTGTTGAAAGCAAAAGTTCAGCTTAAAATATCCGAAGAACCTTTCGCTGTTAACGGCACCGATTTTCCGCGCGGCTCGTTGATTATCCTGAACCAGGCCAACAGCAAAGTTCAAGGTTTCAAAGAATTACTGGTTAGCACAGCCAACAAACATCAGGTACTACTACACCAAGTGAAATCGGGCATTGTTGACAAGGGAAAAGACTTTGGCAGCTCGAAGGTACGATCCATCAAAGCGCCGAAAGTAGTCATGCTGGCCGGTGAAGGTTTGCGCGCTATGAATGTCGGTGAGGTATGGCATTATTTTGACCAGCAGCTGGATTACCCTATTACGTTGGTCAACCTCGACGATGTGAACCGCATCAAGTGGAACGAAGTCGATGCGCTTATCCTTCCGAATGGTAATTACCCCTTTTTGAAAGATAAAACGCAAGGCGATAAATTGGGCGACTGGGTGCGCGCGGGCGGCAAAGTTATAGCGTTGGAAGCAGCCGTTGATCAAGTGCGGGCCTTATCCTGGTCAAAACTGGAAGCGATCAAAAAGGACAGTACCGACAAAAAGAAGGAACCCACACTACCACTGTATGCCGATCGCACGCGAAACGAAATGACCAATAGCGTGAGCGGCGCCATTTACCGCGTCACGATTGACAAAACGCATCCCCTGATGTATGGTTATGAAAACTATTATAGCCTAAAACAGGACGAAAAGATTTACCCATATTTTAAAGCAGGAGAAGGCGGCTGGAATGTAGGCTATTTGAAGGAAAATGCGTTGATGAGCGGTTTTGTTGGCAACAAAATGAGTAAGAAAATGCAAAATGGCCTTATTTTCGGCGTAGAATCTGTTGGACGAGGCTCGGTTGTTTATTTAACTGACAACATTCTGTTCCGCAATTTTTGGGAGAATGGCAAACTCCTTATGGCCAATAGCATCTTTCAGGTAGGCAATTAA
- a CDS encoding response regulator transcription factor, translating to MHILIIEDDLRVAELIQRGLQEQGFVTSIAYDGHWGLKLALQNDYDLIITDIILPKLDGIELCKQIRQTKPDMLIIMLTALGTTDDKVEGFDAGADDYLVKPFEMRELIVRARALLKRNTRATNPIGFILRYADLEINLHTKRVKRGEKEISLTPKEFKLLEYMMQNPERVLSRVEIAEKVWDTHFDTGTNFMNVYINYLRKKIDREFEQKLIHTKSGMGFMLILE from the coding sequence ATGCATATTCTGATAATAGAAGACGATCTCCGTGTAGCCGAATTGATACAACGCGGACTCCAAGAGCAGGGGTTTGTCACGTCGATCGCTTATGATGGGCACTGGGGTTTGAAACTGGCTTTGCAAAACGATTATGATTTAATCATAACGGATATCATATTGCCCAAGCTTGATGGGATCGAATTGTGCAAGCAAATTCGCCAAACAAAACCCGATATGCTCATCATTATGCTGACGGCCCTGGGAACAACAGACGATAAAGTAGAAGGCTTTGATGCTGGCGCAGATGACTATTTGGTAAAACCTTTTGAAATGCGGGAACTTATCGTGCGTGCGCGTGCACTACTCAAAAGAAATACGCGCGCTACAAATCCGATTGGTTTCATCCTGCGCTACGCCGATCTGGAGATCAACTTGCACACGAAACGTGTTAAACGAGGAGAAAAGGAGATAAGTTTGACGCCAAAAGAATTTAAATTACTGGAATACATGATGCAAAACCCAGAGAGGGTACTTTCGCGTGTAGAAATCGCCGAAAAGGTATGGGATACGCATTTTGATACCGGCACAAACTTTATGAACGTCTACATCAATTATCTTCGAAAAAAAATAGACCGCGAATTTGAACAAAAACTAATACATACCAAATCAGGTATGGGATTCATGTTAATTCTGGAGTAA
- a CDS encoding sensor histidine kinase, translating to MQIRTKLTILFTLITATIVLAFAFVIYYAAKESREKEFYALLKKEAYTKANVFLKGKVDESTLQEIYRNNRKILNEVEVAIYDADLQLVYHDAVDIDVVKETVDMLRSIRSSGDVGFYQGDWQVVGLTYHYDDKKYIVTAAAYDQYGYKKISNLLKTIILVFVISMLALYFAGRLFVRKAFDPLKQMMQQASYISATNLHLRLNSRNNKDELAKLASTFNQVLARLENSFDAQKNFVSNISHELRTPLSAIIAELELSKNKERSVAEYQSVIGNTLQDARKLAKLSNSLLDFAKASYDPAEIAFRPTRVDEILLDARKQVQQSNEAYRIAINFEEDFDDDALISVNGNEYLLQVAFANLMENGCKFSEDKFVSVSISFQYGKLVLTFTDHGIGILPADQADIFTPFYRGTNKNFIDGNGIGLSLTQKIILLHKGVIQVWSTPESAAGSTFTVHLPSLK from the coding sequence ATGCAGATCAGGACGAAGCTCACGATATTGTTTACGCTTATCACGGCCACCATCGTGCTGGCATTTGCCTTCGTCATTTACTATGCCGCCAAAGAAAGTAGAGAAAAAGAGTTTTATGCTTTATTAAAAAAGGAAGCCTATACCAAAGCCAATGTATTCCTTAAAGGTAAAGTTGACGAGTCTACTTTACAGGAAATTTACAGAAATAACCGTAAGATTCTAAATGAAGTAGAAGTAGCCATCTATGATGCAGATCTCCAGCTCGTCTACCACGATGCCGTAGACATTGATGTGGTAAAGGAAACCGTCGATATGCTGCGTTCTATTCGTTCCAGCGGCGACGTGGGATTTTATCAAGGCGACTGGCAAGTCGTAGGCCTTACCTACCATTATGACGACAAAAAATACATCGTTACGGCTGCTGCCTATGATCAATATGGCTACAAAAAAATCAGCAACCTACTCAAAACGATTATCCTGGTTTTCGTCATCTCCATGTTGGCGCTGTATTTTGCAGGCCGGCTATTTGTGCGAAAAGCATTTGATCCGCTAAAGCAAATGATGCAGCAGGCAAGCTACATTTCTGCGACCAACCTGCACCTGCGGCTTAATAGCAGAAACAACAAAGATGAATTAGCTAAACTAGCGAGCACGTTTAACCAAGTGTTAGCGCGTCTGGAAAATTCATTCGACGCACAAAAAAATTTTGTATCAAACATTTCACATGAGCTCCGTACGCCGCTGTCGGCCATCATCGCCGAGTTGGAACTTTCCAAAAACAAAGAACGTTCAGTGGCAGAATACCAGTCTGTTATAGGCAATACGCTACAAGACGCCAGAAAGTTGGCCAAGCTCTCCAATAGCTTGTTAGATTTTGCCAAAGCGAGTTACGACCCCGCAGAGATCGCCTTTCGCCCGACACGCGTAGACGAAATCCTGCTAGACGCCCGAAAGCAGGTACAGCAGTCTAACGAGGCTTACCGAATCGCGATCAATTTTGAAGAAGATTTTGATGACGATGCCCTGATTTCAGTAAACGGAAACGAGTACTTGCTGCAAGTAGCGTTTGCAAATCTGATGGAAAACGGGTGTAAATTTTCAGAAGACAAATTCGTTTCCGTATCCATATCTTTTCAATACGGAAAACTTGTATTGACCTTTACCGATCATGGAATAGGCATTCTGCCAGCAGATCAGGCCGACATATTTACGCCTTTTTATAGAGGAACCAACAAAAATTTTATCGATGGCAATGGCATTGGGCTCTCGCTTACGCAAAAAATAATCCTGTTGCACAAAGGTGTTATCCAAGTCTGGTCTACACCCGAAAGCGCAGCAGGAAGCACTTTTACCGTACATCTCCCCAGCCTGAAGTAA
- a CDS encoding efflux RND transporter periplasmic adaptor subunit gives MKLFFKTTVTASKSAYTRQRIRRQTWLPIVGMLYSLFALASCGSEEQQATQAQTDGYSMHGDTIVLTDSSNISKRLTLFTVSDQEFNAAWNTTGVVRAIPNNYAEIAAPFAGRVTRAYVKLGQQVNPGSPIFEMTSPAFFSAQKDYFDSKQEWHQADLNRKRQQDLLENGVGVQRELEEAETAYETKKSAFANASAALKIFTTNPEKMELGKPLVVTSPIQGEIVNNQLVIGQYLKEDAAALVVVAELSKIWIAGQVKEKDIHHIQAMAQVEVQVSGLPDKQRLGKIFHINEIMDEETRSVEILIECDNADRALKPGMYVTVGYKDKPAARILAPTKAIFQRENDQFVFVQVGKQKFVKRTVSTGETVGSDVVILSGLRDGEIIVHAGGVFLLKEQ, from the coding sequence ATGAAACTATTTTTTAAGACCACCGTGACTGCATCCAAAAGCGCATATACCAGACAACGTATTCGTCGGCAAACCTGGCTACCAATTGTCGGCATGCTCTACAGTTTGTTTGCTTTGGCCTCTTGCGGCAGCGAAGAGCAGCAGGCTACACAAGCGCAAACCGATGGCTACAGCATGCATGGCGATACGATCGTCCTGACGGATAGCTCAAACATTAGCAAACGGCTAACCTTGTTTACGGTTTCCGATCAGGAATTTAACGCAGCTTGGAATACAACAGGAGTCGTACGCGCTATTCCAAACAACTACGCCGAAATAGCCGCTCCGTTTGCGGGGCGTGTCACCCGTGCATACGTAAAGCTCGGTCAGCAGGTCAATCCAGGGTCGCCGATCTTTGAAATGACCTCGCCGGCTTTCTTTTCTGCGCAGAAGGATTATTTTGACAGCAAACAAGAGTGGCACCAGGCCGATCTTAACCGCAAAAGACAACAGGATCTGCTCGAAAACGGCGTAGGTGTACAACGGGAACTGGAAGAGGCCGAAACGGCATACGAAACTAAAAAATCAGCTTTCGCCAACGCTTCCGCTGCACTAAAAATATTCACCACAAATCCGGAGAAGATGGAGTTGGGTAAGCCGCTTGTGGTAACCTCGCCCATCCAAGGCGAAATCGTCAACAACCAGCTGGTGATTGGCCAATACCTCAAAGAGGATGCAGCAGCGCTAGTGGTGGTTGCCGAACTATCTAAAATTTGGATAGCCGGACAGGTTAAGGAAAAGGATATCCATCATATCCAGGCAATGGCGCAGGTGGAAGTTCAGGTTTCCGGCTTGCCCGACAAACAACGATTGGGCAAGATTTTCCATATCAACGAAATCATGGATGAAGAGACCAGGAGTGTTGAAATCCTGATCGAATGCGACAATGCCGACCGGGCGTTAAAACCAGGCATGTATGTCACGGTAGGTTATAAAGATAAGCCTGCAGCACGTATCCTGGCACCAACGAAAGCCATTTTTCAGCGCGAGAACGATCAATTCGTGTTTGTACAGGTTGGAAAACAAAAATTTGTGAAACGAACGGTGTCAACCGGCGAAACCGTAGGCAGCGATGTCGTAATCTTATCTGGCTTGCGCGACGGCGAGATCATCGTCCATGCGGGTGGAGTATTTCTGCTCAAAGAACAATAA
- a CDS encoding efflux RND transporter permease subunit produces MNKLIYSSVQKRWVMVTLFTLMAFFGYYSWQQLSVEAYPDIADVTSQVVTQVPGLAAEEVEQQITIPVERALNGLPGTHVMRSKSTFGLSMITIVFEDGVDDYWARMRIQERLSEVELPYSAIPGLDPLTSPIGEIYRYIIESSGSHDLRELTDLQNFTVIPRIKQVFGVAEVTNFGGITTQFQIEINPRKLEQYRLSLSEVVETIENNNVNAGGSVLPRGDLGYVIRGIGLVKNLEDLGKIVVKSEKGVPIFLSDIGQLKYGTLERKGVLGYTDRQRNYSESLQGIVLLLKGQNPSTVLAGIHDAVAELNNGGLPEGVQIHTFMDRTDLVNTTLNTVSHTLLEGMALVIIVLIVFLGSWRGALLVAITIPLSLLIAFILMHFTDIPANLLSLGAIDFGIIVDGAIVMMETILKKREENPEQELQEPSIAQKAAEVAKPVFFSTVIIITAYLPLFAFERVEKKLFTPMAFTVGYALLGALAVALLVIPGLAYVIYRRPQKIYHNKWLERLTSAYHERIKKIMKRPKVIFAPLLLILAISTLLTMRVGKDFLPALDEGSLWLQVQLPPGISVEKSKEMSDTLRARTMKYDEVTYIMVQAGRNDDGTDPWTASHFEVSIGIKPYKEWPKGKTKNMLIEELAKEYEDLPGFTVGFSQPMIDGVMDKISGAHSELVVKIYGEDFKETRRIAEEIMGTLKNVPGAVDLAIDQEPPLPQLQIHADRDKIAQYGLNVADVAELIEVAIGGKAVSQLFIGHKVYDIICRYDEESRNTPEKIANLMLTSENGVKIPLSQVAEVRLSTGESTITREMNKRHLTVKLNVRDRDLQSLLADAQLAIEKNIDYDHEQYHIKWGGQFENQQRAYSRLAVIVPLALAIMFILLYGAFGSFLQAGLLMSIVPLALFGGMLALNIRGMSLNVSSAVGFIALFGVAIQNGVIMISHINELRKKGYDLGKAVIEGAGHRFRPVLMTATVAVLGLFPASLATGIGSDVQRPLATVIVYGLLFSTIITLFALPALYYLMERKWGDDANENTTDN; encoded by the coding sequence ATGAATAAACTAATATATAGCAGTGTACAAAAGCGCTGGGTAATGGTGACTTTGTTCACACTAATGGCTTTTTTTGGCTATTATTCCTGGCAGCAATTATCCGTAGAAGCTTATCCCGACATTGCCGATGTGACATCGCAGGTTGTTACACAAGTCCCGGGCCTGGCGGCTGAGGAAGTAGAGCAGCAGATAACCATTCCGGTGGAGCGCGCGCTAAACGGTCTACCCGGAACGCATGTTATGCGCAGTAAAAGCACGTTTGGACTTTCGATGATCACTATTGTGTTTGAAGATGGCGTAGACGACTATTGGGCGCGGATGCGCATCCAGGAAAGATTAAGTGAAGTCGAACTGCCCTACAGCGCTATCCCAGGACTCGACCCGTTGACTTCGCCAATTGGCGAAATATACCGGTACATCATCGAAAGCAGCGGCAGCCATGATCTTCGGGAGTTGACCGACTTGCAAAATTTCACCGTTATTCCGCGCATCAAACAAGTATTCGGCGTAGCCGAAGTAACGAACTTCGGTGGAATCACGACCCAATTCCAGATCGAAATCAACCCGCGAAAACTCGAGCAGTACCGACTTTCGCTGAGCGAAGTTGTGGAAACGATAGAGAATAACAACGTCAATGCCGGCGGTAGTGTACTGCCGCGCGGCGATTTGGGCTACGTGATCCGCGGCATCGGATTGGTCAAAAATTTAGAGGACCTGGGCAAAATTGTCGTTAAGTCGGAAAAAGGCGTACCTATTTTTCTTTCGGATATTGGTCAGCTAAAATACGGAACGCTCGAGCGCAAAGGCGTCTTAGGCTACACCGATCGGCAACGCAACTATTCGGAAAGTCTGCAAGGAATCGTGCTGTTGCTTAAAGGACAAAACCCGTCGACCGTGTTAGCGGGCATCCACGACGCCGTTGCGGAATTAAACAACGGTGGCCTCCCCGAGGGTGTGCAAATACACACATTCATGGATCGTACAGATCTTGTCAACACCACCTTAAACACCGTATCGCACACCTTGCTGGAAGGCATGGCGCTGGTCATTATCGTCCTGATTGTTTTTTTAGGCAGCTGGCGAGGCGCTTTGCTTGTGGCCATCACCATTCCGCTTTCCCTGCTTATCGCCTTTATCCTGATGCACTTCACGGATATCCCGGCCAACTTGCTTTCTTTGGGCGCTATTGACTTTGGTATTATTGTCGACGGCGCAATCGTTATGATGGAAACCATCCTTAAAAAGCGAGAAGAAAATCCTGAGCAGGAACTGCAGGAGCCATCTATTGCGCAAAAAGCAGCAGAAGTTGCAAAGCCGGTTTTCTTTTCGACAGTCATCATCATAACAGCTTACTTACCGCTCTTTGCTTTTGAACGGGTTGAAAAAAAATTGTTTACACCGATGGCCTTTACGGTGGGCTATGCGCTGCTTGGCGCACTAGCCGTAGCGCTGCTCGTTATTCCTGGATTGGCTTACGTAATTTATCGCCGACCGCAGAAAATATACCATAACAAATGGTTGGAGAGATTAACATCAGCCTATCATGAGCGCATAAAAAAAATCATGAAGCGGCCGAAGGTTATTTTTGCCCCCCTGCTGCTGATCTTGGCCATATCCACATTGCTCACAATGCGCGTCGGCAAAGATTTTCTACCTGCGCTAGACGAAGGTTCGCTATGGTTGCAGGTGCAGCTGCCGCCCGGCATATCCGTGGAAAAGTCAAAAGAAATGAGCGACACTCTTCGAGCCAGAACGATGAAGTATGACGAAGTGACCTATATCATGGTGCAAGCTGGTCGAAATGATGACGGCACCGACCCCTGGACGGCTTCGCATTTTGAAGTATCGATAGGCATCAAACCGTACAAGGAATGGCCAAAAGGCAAGACCAAAAATATGCTGATCGAAGAGCTGGCCAAAGAATATGAAGATTTGCCTGGTTTTACAGTCGGTTTTTCTCAGCCGATGATCGACGGCGTGATGGACAAGATTTCCGGCGCGCACAGCGAACTTGTGGTGAAAATCTATGGCGAAGATTTTAAAGAAACCCGCCGGATAGCGGAGGAAATTATGGGAACGCTTAAAAACGTGCCGGGCGCGGTAGACTTAGCGATTGACCAGGAACCTCCACTGCCACAGCTTCAGATACATGCTGATCGCGATAAGATCGCGCAATACGGACTCAATGTGGCCGATGTAGCCGAGCTGATAGAGGTTGCCATCGGTGGAAAAGCTGTATCGCAGCTCTTCATCGGGCATAAGGTTTACGACATTATCTGCCGATACGATGAGGAAAGCCGCAATACGCCCGAAAAAATTGCCAATTTGATGCTGACATCCGAAAATGGGGTGAAAATACCACTTTCTCAGGTGGCGGAAGTACGGTTAAGCACGGGCGAAAGCACCATTACCCGGGAAATGAACAAACGCCACCTGACCGTGAAGCTCAATGTGCGCGACAGAGATCTGCAATCGTTGCTGGCAGATGCCCAATTGGCCATTGAAAAAAACATAGATTACGACCACGAGCAATACCACATCAAATGGGGTGGACAGTTTGAAAATCAGCAACGTGCATACAGCAGGCTTGCGGTCATTGTTCCGCTCGCGCTGGCCATTATGTTCATTTTACTTTACGGAGCATTCGGCTCTTTCCTACAAGCCGGCCTGTTAATGAGTATTGTTCCACTTGCCCTATTTGGCGGCATGCTCGCACTCAACATACGTGGCATGTCGCTCAATGTTTCTTCCGCTGTTGGGTTTATCGCGCTTTTCGGTGTCGCCATACAAAATGGTGTCATCATGATTTCTCACATCAATGAACTCCGCAAGAAGGGTTATGATCTGGGTAAGGCCGTGATTGAAGGAGCTGGCCATCGCTTCCGCCCGGTCTTGATGACCGCCACCGTCGCCGTGCTCGGCTTGTTCCCCGCATCGCTGGCGACCGGAATTGGCTCAGACGTACAACGGCCTCTCGCAACCGTCATTGTATATGGACTGCTTTTCTCGACCATCATCACGCTGTTTGCACTCCCGGCCTTGTATTATCTGATGGAACGAAAATGGGGCGACGATGCTAACGAGAACACCACAGACAATTAA
- a CDS encoding TolC family protein: MIRYIIIQFVFVTVGFTHTAYAQTLDTLLPTVPMDYTTFISTVGQKNIAYAAEQFEIAIADAAIESAKIFPDPQLAFGWFDNGQRRMDMGYGFTSELTWTLELGGKRKARVDLARNQAQLTRHLLEDYFRNLRADATLAYLSAIQQRMLLEVLNNSYQQVKQLAAADIVRYKLGVISQVDARQSKLEAGTLLNDVYAAEAQYATAIAALSLLTADSEQAIEPVGDFSSFDRELNLPDLLVTALNNRADLKAALQQKHVSASVLKLAKANRAIDLDLSIGASYASYARNIIAPTPSFNTINTGVAIPLKFSNNKPGELRTANYARQQADHLFRQIELEIQTEVTQAFYSYQSAKKQVRQFNTGLLTEARAILDGKIYSYQRGETSLLEVLDAQRTYNEVQQSYYQALYGYAESLIALERASGTWDINIQ, translated from the coding sequence ATGATCAGATATATCATCATTCAGTTTGTTTTTGTAACAGTAGGCTTTACACATACAGCCTACGCACAAACGTTAGACACGCTCTTGCCTACTGTACCGATGGATTATACAACATTTATCAGCACCGTTGGCCAGAAAAATATAGCTTATGCCGCTGAACAGTTCGAGATTGCAATTGCTGACGCAGCGATCGAGTCGGCAAAGATATTTCCAGATCCTCAACTAGCATTTGGCTGGTTTGACAATGGACAGCGACGGATGGATATGGGTTATGGCTTTACGTCTGAACTCACCTGGACGCTAGAACTGGGTGGCAAGCGAAAGGCGCGCGTAGATCTGGCACGCAACCAGGCGCAGCTTACCCGCCACCTGCTGGAAGACTATTTCCGAAATCTGCGGGCCGACGCGACACTTGCCTACCTTTCGGCCATACAACAGCGCATGCTGCTCGAGGTATTGAATAATTCCTATCAGCAAGTAAAACAACTGGCGGCGGCCGACATCGTGCGCTACAAACTGGGGGTTATTTCACAGGTCGATGCCAGGCAAAGCAAGCTGGAAGCTGGCACCTTACTCAACGATGTGTATGCCGCAGAAGCCCAATATGCCACCGCAATTGCTGCTCTTTCGTTGCTTACGGCCGATAGCGAACAAGCTATCGAGCCTGTTGGTGATTTTTCCAGCTTCGACCGCGAATTAAATCTGCCTGACTTGCTCGTGACAGCGCTTAACAATCGAGCCGACCTAAAAGCGGCCTTGCAGCAGAAACATGTGTCGGCAAGCGTGCTCAAACTCGCCAAAGCCAATCGAGCTATTGATCTTGACCTGAGCATTGGTGCGAGCTATGCTTCTTACGCACGTAATATTATTGCGCCCACGCCTTCATTCAACACCATCAATACCGGTGTCGCTATACCGCTTAAATTTTCGAATAATAAGCCTGGAGAACTGCGCACTGCCAACTATGCGAGGCAGCAAGCCGACCATCTTTTCCGACAAATCGAGCTCGAAATTCAGACCGAGGTTACGCAGGCGTTCTACAGCTATCAATCGGCTAAGAAACAAGTCCGTCAATTCAATACAGGCCTTCTGACGGAAGCCCGAGCTATCCTCGACGGAAAGATTTATAGTTACCAGCGCGGAGAAACTTCCTTATTAGAGGTTTTGGATGCACAGCGAACCTATAATGAGGTACAGCAAAGCTACTACCAGGCATTGTATGGCTATGCGGAATCATTAATCGCCCTGGAAAGAGCTTCCGGCACTTGGGATATTAACATTCAATAA
- a CDS encoding porin family protein, which translates to MKKIALILLFVKMYSLCTAQQKHADVVSHEPEELHKAIVGSIAWGILGGPNYSSLKGSEIAYVFADDQAYYKPGFQIGFFTRARLSAKFSLEQELLYHQRRIGIQLSEGLQRYNTTFNMAYIELKPANIGFHRGKMRLFAGPYIGALVQGSIRRKNEQDEFYRDRRIFGDGSNDETTNRYLQKFDFGANLGVAYQFSNQLGVSARYLHGLTDIFQYANSYTQADSKTDKISIYNRGWALTVSYAFVR; encoded by the coding sequence ATGAAAAAAATAGCACTCATACTGCTGTTCGTCAAGATGTATAGCCTATGCACAGCGCAGCAAAAACATGCAGACGTCGTTTCACACGAACCGGAAGAGCTACACAAAGCTATCGTCGGCAGCATCGCTTGGGGCATCCTGGGCGGACCAAACTACAGCAGTTTAAAAGGAAGCGAGATAGCTTATGTTTTCGCGGATGATCAAGCTTACTACAAACCGGGCTTTCAAATCGGCTTTTTTACACGGGCGAGATTAAGCGCAAAATTCAGCCTCGAACAAGAACTGCTCTATCATCAGCGACGTATCGGTATACAGCTTAGCGAAGGGTTGCAACGCTACAACACGACATTCAACATGGCTTATATCGAACTTAAGCCCGCGAACATCGGTTTCCATCGTGGAAAAATGCGCCTGTTTGCCGGCCCATATATCGGCGCCCTTGTGCAAGGAAGCATCCGGCGTAAAAATGAACAAGACGAATTCTACCGGGATCGTCGTATTTTTGGCGACGGCAGCAACGATGAAACAACAAATCGCTACCTCCAAAAGTTTGATTTTGGTGCTAACCTGGGGGTAGCATACCAGTTTTCCAACCAGCTGGGCGTCAGCGCGCGCTACTTGCATGGATTAACAGACATATTCCAGTACGCCAATAGCTATACGCAGGCGGATAGTAAAACTGATAAAATTAGCATATACAACCGCGGTTGGGCACTAACCGTCAGCTATGCTTTCGTCCGATAA